In one Candidatus Pelagibacter sp. HTCC7211 genomic region, the following are encoded:
- a CDS encoding HU family DNA-binding protein, translating to MAIVKSKLLKQLSDNYPNFLKKDLEKFTNIILGEIKNALKRGDRVELRGFGVFSTNIQKARISRNPKTGEKVNTPQKKTIHFKMSKDLFKKLNDEEQ from the coding sequence TTGGCTATTGTAAAATCAAAGCTTTTAAAACAACTTTCTGATAATTATCCAAATTTTCTAAAAAAAGACCTTGAAAAATTTACCAATATTATTCTTGGTGAAATTAAAAATGCTCTTAAAAGAGGAGATCGAGTTGAATTAAGGGGTTTTGGTGTTTTTTCAACTAATATCCAAAAAGCAAGAATTTCAAGGAATCCAAAAACAGGAGAGAAAGTTAATACACCTCAAAAAAAAACAATTCACTTTAAAATGTCAAAAGACTTGTTTAAAAAATTAAACGATGAAGAACAATAA
- a CDS encoding bifunctional folylpolyglutamate synthase/dihydrofolate synthase, which translates to MKLQKIVSRLQELHPKEIDLSLDRIQNLCQRLGNPQDKLKAISIVGTNGKYSTIQAMFAFLKEANIKCNIFTSPHIKNINERFVFNNEELNNEELASLFEEIESANNNEPITFFEILTAAYFLKASQYPDNINLIETGLFHRFDATNILKDNLASIVTSIGLDHLDWLPENEQTVEKIIYEKTSTLLNSNIIIAKQSSKEITDSIRKTISNNISKKFFHNENYSFTMKENDFFYYEDQLGGIKLPMPNVKGQFQLENISTAIATLRAIKDFDIKDEHIKKGITKIKSIARLQEIKSGRLKELTKEHQLFVDGSHNPLGAKVLNEYLESLNCNKHIILGMMANKDHNEYMSYFKDVKTLTTIDIPNQPNSIKGKELKDKLNSFKNINYKESIESAIRSIPVKENDIILITGSLYLAGEVLNAN; encoded by the coding sequence ATGAAACTTCAGAAGATAGTCAGTCGCTTACAAGAGCTGCATCCTAAAGAAATAGATCTAAGTTTAGATCGTATTCAAAATCTCTGTCAAAGATTAGGAAACCCTCAAGATAAACTCAAAGCAATTTCAATTGTAGGAACCAATGGAAAATATTCAACCATCCAAGCAATGTTTGCTTTTTTAAAAGAGGCAAATATCAAATGTAATATCTTCACTAGTCCACATATCAAAAATATTAATGAAAGATTTGTTTTTAACAATGAAGAACTTAATAATGAAGAGTTAGCAAGTTTGTTTGAAGAAATTGAAAGTGCTAATAATAACGAACCTATTACTTTTTTTGAGATACTAACTGCAGCTTATTTTTTAAAAGCCTCTCAATATCCAGATAATATAAATTTAATAGAAACTGGCTTATTTCATAGGTTTGACGCCACAAATATACTTAAAGATAATCTAGCTAGTATTGTAACTTCTATTGGCCTTGATCATTTAGATTGGTTACCTGAAAATGAACAAACTGTTGAAAAAATTATTTATGAGAAAACTTCAACTCTTTTAAATTCAAATATTATAATTGCAAAACAAAGCTCTAAAGAAATTACAGATAGTATTAGAAAAACAATCTCAAATAATATTTCAAAGAAGTTTTTTCATAATGAAAATTATAGTTTTACAATGAAAGAAAATGATTTCTTTTATTATGAGGATCAATTAGGTGGAATTAAATTACCAATGCCAAATGTTAAAGGGCAATTTCAATTAGAAAATATCTCAACAGCTATTGCAACGTTAAGAGCTATAAAAGATTTTGATATAAAAGATGAACATATCAAAAAAGGAATTACAAAAATAAAAAGTATTGCAAGATTGCAAGAAATTAAATCTGGTAGACTAAAAGAACTTACAAAAGAACATCAACTTTTTGTTGATGGCTCTCATAATCCTTTAGGTGCAAAAGTATTAAATGAATATTTAGAAAGTTTAAATTGTAACAAACATATCATCTTAGGAATGATGGCTAATAAAGATCATAATGAGTATATGAGTTACTTTAAGGATGTTAAAACCTTGACCACTATAGATATCCCAAATCAACCAAACTCCATTAAAGGAAAAGAGCTTAAAGATAAGCTAAATAGCTTCAAAAATATCAATTATAAAGAAAGTATAGAGAGTGCTATCAGGTCAATTCCGGTCAAGGAAAACGATATTATCCTAATTACTGGATCTTTATATCTTGCTGGAGAAGTATTAAACGCAAACTAG
- a CDS encoding DNA recombination protein RmuC yields MDIILIILLALLIGIVSSILYLNLKSKPKDENENKEAEEIANLKTEIQNLKDTLNNTINTSLGSMSTSFNNLSTGVTKDMTEALTKVDEKVGNFNQQVQLLNQSQEGITKILAGVKKYGTLAEFSLDALIKDLLPVSQFMTNVKMKEDSSENVEFAIKLQGDVLVPVDSHFPVEKFKAITDGHDAQDKRAVADARAKLATAFKAKAKSVNEKYIVPPKTTDFAIVYAPTESLYKELTEYQDPSTKELLTQELMKKHKVVICGPNTLSAYLQSLHMGFQSLKVQKGATEIYNHLKTISTRFGKHFDNIISLRKKLEEAMAVVDKFGTDARSITRTLESIKDPDQLEKAVQTENVEKFVDRSKQANN; encoded by the coding sequence ATGGATATAATTTTAATTATTTTATTGGCTTTGTTGATAGGGATTGTCTCATCAATTTTGTATCTAAATCTGAAATCTAAGCCTAAAGATGAAAATGAAAATAAGGAAGCTGAAGAGATAGCTAACTTAAAGACTGAAATACAGAATTTAAAAGATACTCTTAACAATACTATTAATACCTCACTAGGCTCGATGTCGACCTCGTTTAACAATCTATCAACAGGCGTTACCAAAGATATGACAGAAGCGTTAACTAAGGTGGATGAAAAAGTTGGAAACTTTAATCAACAGGTTCAATTATTAAATCAAAGCCAAGAGGGGATAACCAAAATTTTAGCAGGAGTTAAAAAATATGGAACACTGGCTGAATTTAGCTTGGATGCTTTAATCAAAGATTTATTACCTGTCTCTCAATTCATGACTAACGTAAAGATGAAGGAAGATAGCAGTGAAAATGTAGAATTTGCAATCAAACTTCAAGGAGATGTTTTGGTTCCTGTAGACAGTCATTTTCCAGTAGAAAAATTTAAAGCAATTACCGATGGCCATGATGCGCAAGATAAAAGGGCTGTTGCAGATGCTAGAGCAAAATTGGCTACCGCCTTTAAAGCTAAAGCTAAAAGTGTTAATGAAAAATATATCGTTCCACCAAAAACTACAGATTTTGCAATTGTGTATGCTCCAACTGAAAGTTTATATAAAGAATTAACCGAATACCAAGATCCAAGCACTAAAGAGTTATTAACGCAAGAATTAATGAAAAAACATAAAGTTGTAATCTGTGGCCCAAATACTCTTTCAGCTTATCTACAATCTTTGCACATGGGTTTTCAATCACTAAAAGTTCAAAAAGGTGCAACGGAAATTTATAATCATTTGAAAACAATCAGTACGAGATTTGGAAAACACTTTGATAATATAATTTCTCTAAGAAAAAAATTAGAGGAGGCAATGGCAGTTGTTGATAAGTTTGGAACAGATGCTAGATCAATTACTAGAACTCTTGAAAGTATTAAAGATCCCGATCAACTTGAAAAAGCAGTCCAAACAGAAAATGTAGAAAAATTTGTTGATCGTTCAAAACAAGCAAATAATTAA
- a CDS encoding exonuclease domain-containing protein, whose translation MKYVVWDIETDSAQTDWATIIEIGGILLDENFKELERFSARCRMPQDRVPSATALCINKSNVDLLTKGNLSHYEMLSQVENKFKEWSPATFLGYSSINFDDEVIRKEFFKSLRKPYLTNTEGNVRHDALNIVKAAFAIDDDILKTELNAKGNKSMKLESLARLNGFESAGAHSALFDTELTVKVLDLIKKKQPDIWTEYLKTSSKVVVENLIKQENIITLNEYFYGKSYLYLCAPLHPNFCSHPVYKWGQVVDLKADIEAIQKLNYEDLKKEMKKSPKFLRTVKSNKAPIILDKSFALKVDPYKKLDSSLINKRAELVKTNEKFSKDISNILREAAEEKIETSSQEDIEPEESIYSGGFTSAKDQALFPKFHNSNWKEKFALLDKFEDERLITFGHGLIFNEAPEILPKEIHKKIKRRIASRILSTNKEKWWTVSAFYSECDEIRENEDKMFSFKTVDEKLKFLDGINEYVMNLEQKYSDA comes from the coding sequence TTGAAATACGTAGTATGGGATATTGAAACAGACTCTGCTCAAACAGATTGGGCAACAATAATTGAAATTGGAGGAATTTTATTAGATGAAAACTTCAAAGAATTAGAGCGTTTTTCAGCAAGATGCAGAATGCCTCAAGATAGAGTGCCATCAGCAACAGCTTTATGCATAAACAAATCAAATGTAGATTTATTGACTAAAGGTAATTTAAGTCATTATGAAATGCTCAGCCAAGTTGAAAATAAGTTTAAAGAGTGGTCTCCCGCAACATTTTTGGGATATTCAAGTATTAATTTTGATGATGAGGTTATTAGGAAAGAATTTTTTAAATCTTTGAGAAAACCTTATTTAACAAACACAGAGGGTAATGTCAGACATGATGCTCTTAATATTGTTAAAGCTGCATTTGCTATTGATGATGATATTTTAAAAACAGAGCTAAACGCTAAAGGAAATAAATCAATGAAACTCGAGTCTCTTGCAAGACTAAATGGTTTTGAGTCAGCTGGAGCTCATTCTGCATTATTTGATACTGAACTTACGGTTAAAGTTTTAGATTTAATTAAAAAAAAACAACCAGATATATGGACCGAATACTTAAAGACAAGCAGCAAGGTCGTGGTTGAAAATTTAATTAAACAAGAAAATATTATTACCCTAAATGAATATTTTTATGGAAAAAGTTATCTATATTTATGTGCACCTTTACACCCTAATTTTTGTTCTCATCCAGTTTATAAATGGGGGCAAGTTGTTGATTTAAAAGCTGATATAGAAGCCATTCAAAAACTTAATTACGAAGATCTTAAAAAAGAGATGAAAAAATCACCCAAGTTTTTAAGAACAGTAAAATCAAATAAGGCTCCTATAATATTAGATAAAAGCTTTGCTTTAAAAGTAGATCCTTATAAAAAATTAGATTCTAGTTTAATCAACAAAAGAGCCGAATTAGTAAAAACAAATGAAAAATTTTCAAAAGACATTTCAAATATTTTAAGAGAAGCAGCTGAAGAAAAAATAGAAACCTCTTCACAAGAAGATATAGAACCAGAAGAATCTATTTATTCTGGAGGCTTTACATCAGCTAAAGATCAAGCATTATTTCCAAAATTTCATAATAGCAATTGGAAGGAAAAATTTGCATTATTAGATAAATTTGAAGATGAAAGATTAATTACTTTTGGGCATGGCCTCATCTTCAATGAAGCACCGGAAATTCTACCAAAGGAAATTCATAAAAAAATAAAGAGAAGAATAGCCTCACGGATTTTAAGCACAAACAAGGAGAAATGGTGGACAGTTTCTGCTTTTTACTCTGAATGTGATGAAATTAGAGAGAATGAGGATAAGATGTTCTCATTTAAAACAGTAGATGAAAAGCTTAAATTCTTAGATGGGATTAACGAATATGTTATGAATCTTGAGCAAAAGTATTCTGACGCTTGA
- a CDS encoding thioredoxin family protein: MLIDFKDEDFDSKIKNEDVSVIQFSAAWCGPCKALKPVMDKLADEYKEKAGFYYADIEDGGINTGSAAGIRGVPTVIIYKKGVEVDRKVGGVPEGHMKEFLEKNI; the protein is encoded by the coding sequence ATGCTTATAGATTTTAAAGACGAAGATTTTGATAGTAAAATAAAAAATGAAGACGTTTCAGTAATCCAGTTTAGTGCTGCTTGGTGCGGACCTTGTAAGGCCTTGAAACCTGTGATGGATAAACTAGCTGATGAGTACAAAGAAAAAGCTGGTTTCTATTATGCAGATATTGAAGATGGTGGAATTAATACTGGAAGTGCCGCAGGGATTAGAGGTGTGCCGACAGTAATAATCTACAAAAAAGGTGTTGAAGTAGATAGAAAAGTTGGTGGAGTTCCTGAAGGTCACATGAAAGAATTCCTAGAAAAAAATATCTAG
- a CDS encoding ATP phosphoribosyltransferase regulatory subunit — protein sequence MKSKNLSEKILRSVKSKGFKYIDLPSVIETNHIVQRSGENFRKFIFSFIDQNGSELCLRPDLTIASCLRYLENNLKGKEKIFYSGQAYRKSQNKKDSIIRDQVGFEIIGSKDEKNDDKEIINTSLKSLQNIKYTSGTLTIGNVEIFNLLISKLDIPKRWKLRLSRHFWREKYFNDLLKRLETNSDVDPTIVEIDKKRYFKMLNEDLSKVVAGRSINEILKRFDNKIRDPRGASKGKNVSKIIKDFLKIKCPITKAASELNKFFKKNKINLVVDQKYFPISNNKISKLNVIFSTSFGRQLEYYTGMVFKIDIKSKLKNRNIINGGRYDKLISDLGSKNQVAAVGAALNLNY from the coding sequence ATGAAATCAAAAAACTTATCTGAAAAAATCCTTAGATCGGTCAAATCTAAAGGATTTAAATATATAGATTTACCCTCTGTAATAGAGACTAATCATATTGTTCAAAGATCAGGTGAAAATTTTAGAAAATTTATTTTTTCTTTTATTGATCAAAATGGAAGTGAGCTTTGCCTTAGACCTGACTTAACTATTGCATCTTGTCTTAGATATTTAGAAAATAATTTAAAAGGAAAAGAAAAAATTTTTTATAGTGGTCAAGCTTATAGAAAATCACAAAATAAAAAAGACTCAATAATTAGAGACCAAGTAGGATTTGAAATTATTGGATCAAAAGATGAAAAAAATGATGATAAAGAAATTATCAATACCTCTTTAAAATCGCTTCAAAATATCAAATATACATCAGGAACATTAACAATTGGTAATGTTGAAATCTTTAATTTGTTAATTTCAAAATTAGATATCCCGAAGCGTTGGAAGTTAAGATTATCAAGACATTTTTGGAGAGAAAAATATTTTAATGATCTTTTAAAGAGATTAGAAACTAATTCAGACGTAGATCCAACTATCGTTGAAATTGATAAAAAACGATATTTTAAAATGTTAAATGAAGATTTATCTAAAGTTGTTGCAGGAAGATCAATTAACGAAATTTTAAAAAGATTTGATAATAAAATTAGAGATCCGAGAGGAGCCAGTAAGGGTAAAAATGTATCAAAAATTATAAAAGATTTTCTTAAAATTAAATGCCCAATTACTAAAGCTGCAAGCGAACTTAATAAGTTTTTTAAAAAGAATAAAATAAATTTAGTAGTTGATCAAAAATATTTTCCAATCTCAAATAATAAAATTTCAAAATTAAATGTTATTTTCTCCACTTCATTTGGAAGACAGTTAGAATACTATACTGGCATGGTATTTAAAATTGATATTAAATCTAAATTAAAAAACAGAAACATAATTAATGGCGGAAGGTATGATAAATTAATTTCTGATCTTGGCTCAAAAAATCAAGTAGCTGCAGTAGGAGCTGCTTTAAACTTAAATTACTAA
- the hisG gene encoding ATP phosphoribosyltransferase, with the protein MNKNIINIGIPSKGRLRKDILKIFKKNKLNLISERGERDLLGSIKQLKNVKVLYLHAREIVERLGDGSLDLGFSGFDLLKESEVNIQNKINVSKRYHFGKATLVVAIPDPWIDVQTVADLEEIAFEFKDKKKKRLRVATKYPNLTREFLFSKGVTQFKLVGSLGATEAYPFTGSSEIITDITSTGETLKANNLRILKDGEILKSEACMMISKSSVKKPEVKKLVKLLSKN; encoded by the coding sequence ATGAACAAAAACATAATTAATATTGGTATTCCAAGCAAAGGTAGACTTAGAAAAGATATTTTAAAGATATTTAAAAAAAATAAATTAAATTTAATTTCAGAAAGAGGAGAAAGAGATTTATTAGGTTCAATAAAGCAATTAAAAAATGTTAAAGTTTTATACCTTCATGCAAGAGAAATAGTTGAAAGACTTGGAGACGGCTCATTAGATCTTGGTTTTTCAGGATTTGATTTACTTAAAGAGAGTGAAGTTAACATTCAAAATAAAATCAATGTATCTAAAAGATATCATTTTGGAAAAGCAACTTTGGTTGTTGCAATTCCTGATCCATGGATAGATGTTCAAACAGTTGCAGATTTAGAGGAAATTGCATTTGAGTTTAAAGATAAAAAGAAGAAAAGATTAAGAGTTGCAACCAAATATCCAAATTTAACCAGAGAGTTTTTGTTTTCAAAAGGAGTTACTCAATTTAAGTTAGTTGGTAGTTTAGGTGCAACTGAGGCTTATCCTTTTACTGGATCAAGTGAAATTATCACCGATATAACATCAACAGGCGAGACCTTAAAAGCTAACAATCTTCGTATTTTAAAAGATGGAGAAATATTAAAATCAGAGGCTTGTATGATGATATCTAAATCATCTGTAAAAAAACCAGAGGTTAAAAAATTAGTTAAGCTACTTTCTAAGAATTAG
- a CDS encoding acetyl-CoA carboxylase carboxyltransferase subunit beta, producing MNWITKIIKAGEKIKTAFHERASKEDIAKSDWTSCCKGPILKKDLANNLWVCQDCNRHHRIKPSQRFDILFGKNNYEIFKTPIPKDDPLNWTDSKSYKDRLKAARKKTGMECGMMVASGTINNIKITAVASDFDFLGASIAAAEGEAFLYGIQHAIENQTPFLCISAGGGMRMMESLISLSQMTRTTLAINELKKNGLPYLVCITDPTAGGITASYAMLGDIHIAEPGALIAFAGARVIQGTVKEELPEGFQKSEYVEKTGFVDLIVERKDLASKIGTLLSILLKQNSVISSEQNETSEDSQSLTRAAS from the coding sequence ATGAACTGGATTACAAAAATAATTAAAGCAGGTGAGAAAATTAAAACTGCTTTTCATGAAAGAGCTTCTAAAGAAGATATAGCCAAAAGTGATTGGACTTCATGTTGTAAAGGACCAATATTAAAAAAAGATTTAGCTAATAATTTATGGGTATGCCAAGACTGTAACAGACATCATCGAATTAAACCAAGTCAAAGATTTGATATCTTATTTGGTAAGAATAATTATGAAATATTCAAAACACCTATACCAAAAGATGATCCATTAAATTGGACTGACTCAAAATCTTACAAAGATAGATTAAAAGCTGCTCGTAAAAAAACTGGTATGGAATGTGGAATGATGGTTGCTAGTGGAACTATTAACAATATTAAAATTACAGCAGTTGCTTCTGATTTTGATTTTCTAGGAGCTTCAATAGCTGCAGCTGAAGGGGAAGCGTTCTTATACGGAATTCAACATGCTATTGAAAACCAAACTCCTTTTTTATGTATCAGCGCTGGTGGTGGAATGAGAATGATGGAAAGTTTAATATCTCTATCTCAAATGACCAGAACAACACTTGCAATCAATGAATTGAAGAAAAATGGTTTACCTTATTTAGTATGTATTACAGATCCAACAGCAGGCGGTATTACAGCATCTTATGCAATGCTTGGTGATATTCATATCGCTGAACCGGGTGCATTAATAGCTTTTGCGGGAGCAAGAGTTATTCAAGGAACGGTTAAAGAGGAATTACCTGAAGGATTTCAAAAGAGTGAGTACGTTGAAAAAACAGGTTTTGTTGATTTAATTGTTGAACGTAAAGATTTAGCATCAAAAATAGGAACTTTATTATCAATATTGTTAAAGCAAAATTCTGTTATAAGTTCTGAGCAAAATGAAACTTCAGAAGATAGTCAGTCGCTTACAAGAGCTGCATCCTAA
- the pyrF gene encoding orotidine-5'-phosphate decarboxylase has translation MKNNKIFIACDSTNIPRIKEIIKKSKTSKLKIGYKFGLEFLNSKNGRKFVLQLKNQITFGDYKFSDIPNTCASAIKAIKDLKFNYCTMHISSGLEALKAAKKASGRTKLVGVTILTSLDNKALNEIGFKKDVKKLVYQQAKLANKAKLDAIVCSAQEVKIVRKIFKKEIITPGIRFDSKLNDQKRVLTPKQAYKNGSDWLVIGRPITKGNIKNNIQTLINHLN, from the coding sequence ATGAAGAACAATAAAATATTCATAGCTTGTGACAGCACAAATATTCCAAGAATTAAAGAAATAATAAAAAAATCAAAAACTTCCAAATTAAAGATTGGTTATAAATTTGGATTAGAGTTTTTAAATTCCAAAAATGGAAGAAAATTTGTTTTACAATTAAAAAATCAAATAACTTTTGGAGATTACAAATTTTCAGATATCCCAAATACTTGTGCTTCAGCTATAAAGGCAATTAAAGATCTTAAATTTAATTATTGTACTATGCACATTAGTTCAGGACTAGAAGCGCTAAAAGCAGCAAAGAAAGCTTCTGGTAGAACTAAATTAGTAGGAGTTACAATTCTAACATCATTAGACAACAAAGCTCTTAATGAAATTGGTTTTAAAAAAGATGTCAAAAAATTAGTCTACCAACAAGCTAAGTTAGCTAATAAAGCAAAATTAGACGCTATTGTTTGTAGTGCACAAGAAGTTAAAATAGTTAGAAAAATATTTAAAAAAGAAATTATTACACCTGGAATAAGATTTGATTCAAAATTAAATGATCAAAAAAGAGTTTTAACCCCTAAGCAGGCATATAAAAATGGAAGTGATTGGCTTGTTATTGGAAGACCTATTACTAAAGGCAATATTAAAAATAATATTCAAACATTAATCAATCATTTAAACTAA
- a CDS encoding phosphoribosylanthranilate isomerase, with product MKGSKICGISDLDTLKFIIDHQYPPQFIGFICNYKKSSRYVEVEKLNELLKLDKKNSYFVAVLVKPDGEILEKIKNLPFDYYQIYDCTPEETKEIKKKYNKKIITALTIKDKSDVQKHNLFSEVADIYLFDSKGYEKSMAFDHELIQKIKINKPLMLAGNIQINDNLENYKKIADIIDISGGLETSGVKDKSKIDIFLNKIKQVQNET from the coding sequence ATGAAAGGTTCTAAGATTTGTGGGATCTCAGATCTTGATACTCTTAAATTTATAATTGATCATCAATATCCACCTCAATTTATTGGTTTTATTTGTAATTATAAAAAAAGCTCAAGATATGTTGAAGTTGAAAAGCTAAATGAATTATTAAAATTAGATAAAAAAAATTCTTATTTTGTGGCTGTACTTGTTAAACCTGATGGAGAAATTTTGGAGAAAATTAAAAATCTCCCTTTTGATTATTATCAAATATATGACTGCACACCTGAAGAGACTAAAGAAATTAAAAAAAAGTATAATAAAAAAATTATTACTGCTTTAACTATAAAAGATAAAAGTGATGTTCAAAAACATAATTTGTTTTCTGAGGTAGCTGATATTTATTTATTTGATAGCAAAGGCTACGAAAAAAGTATGGCTTTTGACCATGAACTTATTCAAAAAATAAAGATTAACAAACCATTAATGTTAGCTGGTAATATACAAATAAATGATAATCTTGAAAATTATAAAAAAATAGCAGATATTATAGATATATCTGGGGGTCTAGAAACTTCTGGGGTAAAAGATAAATCCAAAATAGATATATTTTTAAATAAGATAAAACAGGTGCAAAATGAAACTTAA
- the trpA gene encoding tryptophan synthase subunit alpha, with product MSSLINQAFQNAKSENRPALLTYTVAGDNTKKRSLEILKSISNYADICELGFPHNTPIADGGQIQTSAYRAIKNGIKINDVFSIAKDFKSKKKNKPIILMGYYNMIFQCNEDKFLEKCKKSKVDGLIVVDLPYPENQSFAAKCKKKGINFIQLVSPTTSEIRLKKIIKDSHDMIYYISMLSTTGGKLKVSPKKILEKYSKIKNQNKSKNVVIGFGITEKTIKSLKKADGLVVGSAICKEISNSINKRQNTVTNVTNIVKRLKNKIK from the coding sequence ATGAGTTCTTTAATTAATCAGGCTTTTCAAAATGCTAAAAGTGAAAATAGACCAGCTTTACTTACTTACACAGTAGCTGGAGATAATACTAAAAAAAGATCCTTAGAGATATTAAAATCAATTTCTAATTATGCAGACATTTGTGAATTAGGCTTTCCACATAACACACCTATTGCAGACGGTGGCCAAATACAAACCAGTGCTTATCGTGCCATTAAAAATGGAATTAAAATTAATGACGTTTTTTCAATAGCTAAAGATTTTAAAAGTAAGAAAAAAAATAAACCTATTATTCTAATGGGCTACTACAACATGATTTTTCAATGTAATGAAGATAAATTTTTAGAAAAATGCAAAAAATCAAAAGTTGATGGATTAATTGTTGTAGATTTACCTTATCCAGAGAACCAAAGTTTTGCTGCTAAATGTAAAAAAAAAGGAATTAACTTTATTCAATTAGTATCCCCTACTACATCTGAGATAAGATTAAAAAAAATAATCAAAGATTCTCATGATATGATTTATTATATAAGTATGCTTTCAACAACTGGAGGTAAATTAAAAGTTTCACCTAAAAAAATATTGGAAAAATACAGTAAAATTAAAAATCAAAATAAATCTAAAAATGTTGTGATTGGATTTGGAATTACTGAAAAAACAATAAAATCACTTAAAAAAGCTGATGGATTAGTTGTTGGAAGTGCAATTTGTAAGGAAATTTCCAATTCAATTAATAAAAGACAAAATACTGTCACAAATGTTACTAATATCGTCAAGAGACTAAAAAATAAAATTAAATGA
- the trpB gene encoding tryptophan synthase subunit beta, whose translation MKLKRGILLIDQHDQHGFWGGKFGGSFIPETLKKPVEDLTNEFKKLRKDKKFLKKRDHYFKNYIGAPTSFVKLDNLTNQLGGAQIWAKIVSEANGGAHKIYNATVHALICKAMGKKYIVGDTGAGYAGKMLSMAAKKFGLKCKIFMGAKDIKRQKPNCDAMRKNGAEIVPVYSGSQTLVDAVSECMRYWVSNCDNTHMCVGSTVGPNIFVKICGWSTAQISRELKVQLKSEFKKIPNKIKLINCVGGGSSAYGFWSEFIDYDKKQIELIGVEAGGPKNSKLHAAPLSRKTKIGILHGAASYVCQNKEGQINETESISAGLDYPGVSPMHCFLKDTKRARYTYATDEEALNAHQMVTKFENLNPSLEPSHAFAEAIKIAPKLSKDTIIIVNSCGDAKKDRDILRERLGKK comes from the coding sequence ATGAAACTTAAAAGAGGAATTCTATTAATTGATCAGCATGATCAACACGGTTTTTGGGGTGGTAAATTTGGAGGTAGTTTTATTCCTGAGACTTTAAAAAAACCTGTAGAAGATTTAACAAACGAATTTAAAAAACTAAGAAAAGATAAAAAATTTCTTAAAAAAAGAGACCATTATTTCAAAAATTATATAGGAGCTCCTACTTCATTTGTAAAACTTGATAATTTAACAAATCAATTAGGTGGTGCTCAAATTTGGGCGAAAATTGTCTCTGAAGCAAACGGAGGTGCACACAAGATATATAATGCAACTGTTCATGCTCTTATTTGTAAAGCGATGGGTAAAAAATACATAGTTGGAGATACTGGGGCTGGTTATGCAGGGAAAATGCTAAGTATGGCAGCTAAAAAATTTGGTCTTAAATGTAAAATATTTATGGGTGCAAAAGATATTAAAAGACAAAAACCTAATTGTGATGCAATGAGAAAGAATGGAGCTGAGATAGTTCCTGTTTACTCTGGAAGTCAAACGCTAGTTGATGCTGTAAGTGAATGTATGAGATACTGGGTATCAAATTGCGATAATACTCACATGTGTGTAGGAAGCACCGTTGGACCTAATATATTTGTTAAAATCTGTGGCTGGAGCACTGCACAAATTTCTAGAGAATTGAAAGTACAATTAAAATCAGAGTTTAAAAAAATACCAAATAAAATAAAATTAATAAACTGTGTTGGGGGTGGAAGTTCAGCATATGGATTTTGGAGTGAGTTTATTGACTATGATAAAAAACAGATTGAACTAATTGGCGTTGAAGCGGGTGGGCCTAAAAATTCAAAACTGCACGCAGCTCCATTAAGCCGTAAAACAAAGATTGGGATATTGCATGGAGCAGCCTCTTATGTATGTCAGAATAAAGAGGGCCAAATAAATGAGACCGAGTCTATAAGTGCTGGACTAGATTATCCTGGAGTAAGTCCTATGCACTGTTTTTTAAAAGATACTAAAAGGGCAAGATATACATATGCAACAGATGAAGAAGCGTTAAATGCACATCAAATGGTAACTAAATTTGAAAATTTAAATCCTAGTCTTGAACCAAGTCACGCATTTGCAGAAGCAATTAAAATTGCTCCTAAATTAAGTAAAGATACAATTATAATTGTAAATTCATGTGGTGATGCAAAAAAGGATAGAGATATTTTAAGAGAAAGATTGGGTAAAAAATAA